A stretch of the Aegilops tauschii subsp. strangulata cultivar AL8/78 chromosome 4, Aet v6.0, whole genome shotgun sequence genome encodes the following:
- the LOC109750320 gene encoding uncharacterized protein — protein sequence MEELWKDMSLPSTPAALQSYHIRSPAAAVYPQDYLAGPVPLRRGHPYTALTLSSSVQFTFQGGGSGSGTPSGSSSCSDYPFGFPSASGANSSNNNSKRVQVDAPAAVDRQRRMIKNRESAARSRARKQAYTNELEMELAQLRRENQMLIKREQDFIKERSATAVVLPDCRSSSSNGGGRSRSNRSTLHFELEQRQRCRSAPAP from the exons ATGGAGGAGTTGTGGAAGGACATGTCCCTGCCTTCCACCCCGGCCGCGCTGCAGTCGTACCACATCCGctctccggccgccgccgtctaCCCCCAGGACTACCTCGCCGGCCCGGTGCCACTGCGGCGGGGGCATCCTTACACGGCGCTCACCCTCAGCTCCTCCGTCCAGTTCACCTTCCAGGGCGGTGGCTCCGGTTCCGGTACGCCCTCCGGCTCCAGCTCCTGCAGTGACTACCCCTTTGGCTTCCCCTCCGCCTCCGGAGccaacagcagcaacaacaacagcaagaGGGTGCAGGTCGATGCTCCGGCGGCGGTCGACCGTCAGCGCCGGATGATCAAGAACCGGGAGTCGGCGGCCCGGTCGCGGGCGCGGAAGCAGGCCTACACCAACGAGCTGGAGATGGAGCTGGCGCAGCTGCGCAGGGAGAACCAGATGCTCATCAAGCGCGAGCAGGACTTCATCAAA GAACGTTCGGCGACGGCGGTAGTCCTCCCCGACtgcagaagcagcagcagcaacggCGGCGGCAGGAGCAGGTCCAACAGGTCCACTCTCCACTTCGAGCTCGAGCAGAGGCAGAGGTGCCGCTCCGCCCCTGCGCCATGA